The DNA segment GGCCCTGGGCCGCGTCGGGAAGGTGGTAAAAGTTTTCAGAGACGGTAACCTGCGTGTGGCAGTTGGCGGTCAGCTGTGGACCTTCAGCCCCTCCTGCCTGGTGGCCTACCGCCCCGAGGAAGATGCCAACCTGGACGTCGCAGAGCGTGCCAGGGAGAACAAAAGTGCGGGCACCCAGCTTGGGTGGCCGGTGGGAGGCAGGGCCGCCCCCTGGGCCGCCACTGAACTCGAGCCCTGCcgcacccaggctccctgagtgTTGCCCTGGACAAGCTTCGAGCCCAGAAGAGCGACCTTGAGCATCCAGGGAGACTGGTGGTGGAGGTGGCCCTAGGCAGTATGGCCGGGGCTCTGGACCTGCTGAGGAGGCACCCAGAGCAGGCGAGCTCCCGAGACCcctgcctctccacccctccGCCGGCCAGccccagggagagggacagagggctgGGGACTGACCTGCTGGCTCTCCTGGCAGGTGGACGCCAAGAACCAGGGCAGGACCGCCCTGCAGGTGGCTGCCTACCTGGGCCAGGTGGAGCTGGTGCGGCTGCTGCTGCAGGCACGGGCGGGCGCAGACCTGCCAGACGATGAGGGCAACACAGCGCTGCACTACGCGGCCCTGGGGTGAGGCCCCGGCAGGGACGGGGCGGGGGACGGGTCCGCAGGTGGATGCAGCGCGCCTCCCGCTCCCTCTTCCGCCAGGAACCAGCCCGAGGCTGCCCGGGTGCTCCTGAGCTCCGGGTGCGGGGCCAATGCCCTTAACGGCACCCGGAGCGCAGCGCTGCATGTGGCCGTGCGGAGGGGCTTTCTGGAGGTGGTGAGGGTCCTGTGTGAGCGCGGCTGTGACGTCAATCTGCCTGTGAGTGCTAGGTCCCCTGGCCCTACCCCTGGGGTCAAGGATGCAGTGGCATTTACCTCCCTGCCAAGTgaccgctgccccccccccccccacaccccggcAGGACGCCCATGCGGACACACCCCTGCACTGTGCCATCTCGGCGGGCGCCGGCGCCAGCGGCATCGTGGAGGTCCTCACTGAGGTGCCGGGCATCGACGTCACTGCCACCAACAGCCAGGGCTTCACCCTGCTGCACCACGCGGCCCTCAAGGGCCACACACTGTGAGTTTGGGGTGGGCATGGCCGGTGGCCAGCCTCCTGAGCTGCTGGGCCGCTCTGGGGACACGACCGACCCCCGATGCGTCTCCCTGCTCCCAGAGCTGTCAGGAAGATCCTAGCTCGGGCACGTCAGCTGGTGGATGCCAAGAAAGAGGACGGCTTCACGGCCTTGCACCTGGCCGCCCTCAACAACCACCGGGAGGTGATCCAGATTCTCATCCGAGAGGTGTGGACGCAGCCGAGGGACGGGGGCGGGTCCCTGGCCGGAGCctgtgcccaccctccccccttccctctccccagggccGCTGTGACGTGAACGTCCGCAACCGGCAGCTCCAGTCCGCACTGCACCTGGCGGTGCAGCAGGCCCACGTGGGCCTCGTGCCGCTGCTGGTGGACGCTGGCTGCAGCGTCAATGCCGAGGATGAGGAGGGGGACACGGCCTTGCACGTGGCACTGCAGCGTCACCAGCTGCTGCCCCTGGCGGCCGATGGGGCCGGGGGGGACCCGGGGCCCTTGCAGCTGCTGTCCAGGGTGAGGAAGTGTGGGTCTGGGTGCCGCGGAGGTGGGCCGCAGGGGCTGTTCGCCTCCGCCGCGGGCGCCTGCCCAGGGAGCCAGGCCTTCCTGGGGGCGGGGCAGTCTGGGGGACTGCGGCCAGGGGCGTCCTTGCGACCCCGGCCGGGGCCCTGCGTTCCTGAGAAAATGCGCTGCTGACCAGCCTGGGAAAGGGGCCCCCCGCCCGGGCcccgtgggggcggggcgggggaggggtacTGTCTCCgaaccccgcccctccccctggaGTCCCCCGCTTTTCCTGCCCGCCCATCTCCCGCTCTAACGGCCTCAGACGGCGTGGGGTGCTCAGGCCCCTGACCCGAGGCCCGGGCGGCCGGGCTGGTCCTGAGACCTGCCCCGGCGCCCGCCCTCACTGGCGTCTGTCTGCCGCGCAGCTACAGGCCTCCGGCCTCCCGGGCAGCGGGGAGCTGACGGTGGGCGCGGCGGTCGCGTGCTTCCTGGCGCTGGAGGGCGCCGACGTGAGCTACGCCAATCACCGCGGCCGGAGCCCCCTGGACCTGGCCGCCGAGGGCCGCGTGCTCAAGGCCCTGCAAGGCTGCGCGCAGCGCTTCCGGTGAGCCGGGCGGGGTGGGGACGGGTCCCGGCGCGcgccccaaccccccccccctccccggcaacgcctcccctccccgcccccgccagggCCCCCTCGAGCCCCCTCCTCCGACCGCAGGGAGCGGCACGCGGGCGGCAGCGGGGGCGCGGCCCCGGGCCCCAGGCTGGTGCTCGGCACCCCCAACACCGTGACGAACCTGCACGTGGCCGCGCCGTCGGGGCCCGAAGCCGCCGAGTGCCTGGTGTGCTCGGAGCTGGCGCTGCTGGTGTTGTTCTCGCCGTGCCAGCACCGCACGGTGTGCGAGGGTGAgtgcggggggggaggggggcgccggggggcggggcccgcgccggcccgcccgcccgcccgcccgacCGCGCGCTCCCCCCGCAGAGTGTGCGCGCAGGATGAAGAAGTGCATCAGGTGCCAGGTGGTCATCGGCAAGAAGCTGCGCCCAGGTGGGTGGGGAGCCGGGCCGCGGGCCCACgtccccccgcccgccccgcccctcctgaCCCCGATCCCCGCCCGCAGACGGCACGGAGGTGGCCGGCGCGCCCCCTGCGCCCGGCCCGCCGCGGCAGCTGGTGGAGGAGCTCCAGAGCCGCTACCGGCAGATGGAAGAACGCATCACCTGCCCCATCTGCATCGACAGCCACATCCGCCTCGTGTTCCAGTGCGGCCACGGCGCGTGCGCGCCCTGCGGCGCCGCGCTCAGCGCCTGCCCCATTTGCCGCCAGCCCATCCGCGACCGCATCCAGATCTTCGTGTAGTccgcgccacccccccccccccgcccccgccccgcgtcCCGGCCGCGCCCCGCCACGTTCCGGAGCCACGTCCCGCCATCGCCTTCGCAAGCCCCTACCCCCGTGTTTTATAAAAAGATTCTCGGACTTTTCCGCCTGGTGCCTGCCtggggcgggggccgggccggTCGGCACCCGGgtcccgccccgccgccgccccctaCGCGGGCAGTCCTGACCGGCCCCTCTTCCGCCGCTGCCCCAGATCCAGGCTCTGCGCTTTGGCCCGTGCCCCGCGCGTCCTGCTCTTTGTGGCGCTCACAGCACAAGACGCCTGCCCGGACCCGTTCTCTGGGCCAGGCACGGGCCGCCTCTCACGACCCTGGCCTGGGGGTTCGGGAGCGTGGTGTCCTCTAGAAGCCCTGGGTCAGCCAGAACCCCTGTGTCCGCCCAGCTGGGGGTCTTCCTCGTCATCTCCCCAGCCCCTTAATCTTTTCCTGGGCCGACTGTGTGGTCACCTCCGACCCTGTTCTCTCGGTGGCCCTGGGGGGGTCCCTGCTAAacagggagctggggaaggggcctcTTTGGGGCCGGCGGCACCACTAGTGTCTTAGGACCGTTGAATGTGGAAGGGGGGTACAGGcgctggggagagggcaggacaCAGGGTGGGAGGGCCAGTCTGAGCTGGGCAAATATTGAACCACGAAGAGCTTAAAGCTGCGCTCAGCGGCCGGGTGCTTTTCAAGAACCACCCGAAATGCTCCCCCGGAGCTGTCTGCCAGCACCTTGGCACTGACCCCGTCGGCTGGGTGTACTGCTGTCACTCGGCGCCAGGCCCGGATGgagaacggggagggtcagaccCCCAGCCCGGTCTggccttctgcctctcccctcgctccctctctgcACCAATCCCTGTTGACTCTGCCTtctcagcccccacccacccccagatCCCAGGTCCCCCAACCCGGAGGAGCCCTCACCAACATCCCTGCCTGGCTCAGCTCCTGCAGCCTACAGGCCGTCCCGTCGAGGCCTAGGGCCTCAGGACACCACTTCCCTGCCTGCCCGCCCAGGCCCCTTCCCGGCCTTGGCCCTGGCCACGGGTCCGGGGCTCCCACAACCCCGGCACCTCACGGGCTTCCCCCCAAACCCCGATGGGGtcccttctctccagctctgACAGCTTGGTCCTCTGCCACACTCCCCtggccacctgccccctcccctgcctctcgccccgcccccactgccccgCCAGCTCGCCCGGTACTCACTCTCCTagttccctcccctttctccggGACCCTGTCAGGCGGCCGCGTGCTCCGGCAGGGGACTTGTCCCAAGTTGGCTGGAATGGAGGTTCGCTCCCAGGCTTCATTCGGTGGCGAGGGAGCTGAAGAGATTCCATCCAGGGAAAAAGCTGGTCTCAGGACCCCAACTGACCTCCCTTCCTTGAGCCCGAGACTCTATCCCTTCTCTAGCTGCCTGGCCctcctcaccccccctccccaagtaACCCCGCCCAGCAGGCCCTGCCCAAGCTGCTGCCACCGACCCACAGGCCCCGGGTCCGCACCCCACACTGGCGGCAGGGCTGTCCTGACAGCGGGGACGGCCAGTTGGTTCCCTTCAGGGGCACGCGCCTCCCCCTGCACCCACCCCTGTAACCCGAGCCGCTTCAGCGCCTCCCTGCGCAGCCCCACTGGGCCCTAGGCCCCGACAGCGAGTCCGCAGGCGCCATGGGCCTCGGGGCCTGCGTGTCCTCGGCGGCGTCGGGGGCCCGAGTCCAGGCTGGCCGGCTGGGAGCTGTGCTGGGTGCCTTGTGCCTGCTGCCCGTGCTCATGATGCTGGCCCGGCTGGGGGCCCCCTCGGCCCGGCTGGCAGCCAGCGCAGCGCAGGTGAGAGCAGGGCGGGACTGGGCAGAAGGGTGGGCGGCCCGAGGGTCCAAGGGCCTgcgtgttgggggaggggggaagcgggggcggggggtgggggggcggggggggtgggggatggcagCATCAGGCCTCCAGCCCCGCCCACTCCGACCTGGCCTGTGGTTAGTAACCTTTTTCATTCTGGCTGTAAAAGTAACACTGACCAGggtagaaaacccaaaaacacacagagcccaaaggagGGAATTTCAGCACTCCCTGAACCACGAACCCCACCCCGTTTCCTTTAGTCTTTTTTCCGAGTGTTTTCAGACACAAGTCTGGTCCCGACTGCCTCCCCAAGAGCCCTTGCTTTCTTTGAAGGGAGATCTCGCCGCACCCAATCCCGCGGGTGTCCTCGCTACCCCGGGACCTGGTCCTCTGCCCCTCCAGGCGCCCCGCAGACGCCGCTACACGCTGACCCCCGCCAGGCTGCGCTGGGACCACTTCAACCTCACCTACAGGTGTGACCGTGGGCCAGGATGTGGAGGGGAGCGTGCCGCAGCCTGGCCGCCACCCCTGACCTTAACCCCCACCccaggattctctccttcccacgGAACCTGCTGAGCCCCAGCGAGACCCGGCGGGGCCTGGCCACCGCCTTCCGCATGTGGAGCGACGTGTCCCCCTTCAGCTTCCGAGAGGTGGCCCCCGAGCAGCCCAGTGACCTCCGCATAGGTGGGCACcgtgcccctgcccccgcccagccccgcgGCCCCCTCTCAGCCCCTGTGCTCCCCCAGGCTTCTACCCGGTCAACCACACGGACTGCCTGGTCTCTGCCCTGCACCACTGCTTTGACGGCCCGACAGGCGAGCTGGCCCACGCCTTCTTCCCCCCTCACGGGGGCATCCACTTCGATGACAGCGAATACTGGGTCCTGGGCCCCACGCGCTACAGCTGGAAGAAAGGTGATGGCCTGGCCTCCTGTGGGGCCCTCTGCGCCACGGTGGGCACAGCAGGAGGGCTTTGGGGGTGACGGCTATGATTTGGGGTCAAGTAAGCAGGAagggggaggctgggaagaggCCACAGGCCCGGGGTTCCAGGAGCCCTGaaacccccctgcccccccctcccccctgctgcTGGAGACAGAACCGGAGCTACATTCCTGGGGGCCGAGCTCACTGCCTCTGCTGGCCTGGAACGTTCTTATCTTCCCATGGCTGTGCCGAGTGAGGGAGGCTCCGTGGCCGCACCGCAGCAGATGTGGCCACGGCAAGCAAGGCTGGCGGGCCGAACGGGGAGGGCTGGGCCAGGGTCCGAGGGCCTGACCCTCGGGACCTGCAGGCGTTTGGCTCACTGACCTGGTGCACGTGGCGGCCCACGAGATCGGCCACGCGCTGGGCCTGATGCACTCGCAGCACGGCCGGGCTCTCATGCACCTCAACGCCACGCTGCGTGGCTGGAAGACGCTGTCGCAGGACGAGCTGTGGGGGCTGCACCGACTCTACGGTGAGTGCCGTGGGTGGGCGGGCTGGCGGGTGGCGTGCCGGGCCGGCCCTGAGGACAGGTTGCCCTCTCGCAGGCTGCCTGGACCGACTGTTTGTGTGCACATCCTGGGCACGGAGGGGGTTCTGTGACACCCGCCGGA comes from the Acinonyx jubatus isolate Ajub_Pintada_27869175 chromosome C1, VMU_Ajub_asm_v1.0, whole genome shotgun sequence genome and includes:
- the MIB2 gene encoding E3 ubiquitin-protein ligase MIB2 isoform X2, which codes for MDPDPQAGVQVGMRVVRGVDWKWGQQDGGEGGVGTVVELGRHGSPSTPDRTVVVQWDHGTRTNYRAGYQGAHDLLLYDNAQIGVRHPNIVCDCCKKHGLRGMRWKCRVCFDYDLCTQCYMHGKHDLTHAFERYETAHSRPVTLSPRQGLPRIPLRGIFQGAKVVRGPDWEWGSQDGGEGKPGRVVDIRGWDVETGRSVASVTWADGTTNVYRVGHKGKVDLKCVGEAAGGFYYKEHLPRLGKPAELQRRVSADGQPFQHGDKVKCLLDTDILREMQEGHGGWNPRMAEHNAFWVGDVVRVIDDLDTVKRLQAGHGEWTDDMAPALGRVGKVVKVFRDGNLRVAVGGQLWTFSPSCLVAYRPEEDANLDVAERARENKSSLSVALDKLRAQKSDLEHPGRLVVEVALGSMAGALDLLRRHPEQVDAKNQGRTALQVAAYLGQVELVRLLLQARAGADLPDDEGNTALHYAALGNQPEAARVLLSSGCGANALNGTRSAALHVAVRRGFLEVVRVLCERGCDVNLPDAHADTPLHCAISAGAGASGIVEVLTEVPGIDVTATNSQGFTLLHHAALKGHTLAVRKILARARQLVDAKKEDGFTALHLAALNNHREVIQILIREGRCDVNVRNRQLQSALHLAVQQAHVGLVPLLVDAGCSVNAEDEEGDTALHVALQRHQLLPLAADGAGGDPGPLQLLSRLQASGLPGSGELTVGAAVACFLALEGADVSYANHRGRSPLDLAAEGRVLKALQGCAQRFRERHAGGSGGAAPGPRLVLGTPNTVTNLHVAAPSGPEAAECLVCSELALLVLFSPCQHRTVCEECARRMKKCIRCQVVIGKKLRPDGTEVAGAPPAPGPPRQLVEELQSRYRQMEERITCPICIDSHIRLVFQCGHGACAPCGAALSACPICRQPIRDRIQIFV
- the MIB2 gene encoding E3 ubiquitin-protein ligase MIB2 isoform X1, whose product is MDPDPQAGVQVGMRVVRGVDWKWGQQDGGEGGVGTVVELGRHGSPSTPDRTVVVQWDHGTRTNYRAGYQGAHDLLLYDNAQIGVRHPNIVCDCCKKHGLRGMRWKCRVCFDYDLCTQCYMHGKHDLTHAFERYETAHSRPVTLSPRQGLPRIPLRGIFQGAKVVRGPDWEWGSQDGGEGKPGRVVDIRGWDVETGRSVASVTWADGTTNVYRVGHKGKVDLKCVGEAAGGFYYKEHLPRLGKPAELQRRVSADGQPFQHGDKVKCLLDTDILREMQEGHGGWNPRMAEFIGQTGTVHRITERGDVRVQFGHETRWTFHPGALTKHNAFWVGDVVRVIDDLDTVKRLQAGHGEWTDDMAPALGRVGKVVKVFRDGNLRVAVGGQLWTFSPSCLVAYRPEEDANLDVAERARENKSSLSVALDKLRAQKSDLEHPGRLVVEVALGSMAGALDLLRRHPEQVDAKNQGRTALQVAAYLGQVELVRLLLQARAGADLPDDEGNTALHYAALGNQPEAARVLLSSGCGANALNGTRSAALHVAVRRGFLEVVRVLCERGCDVNLPDAHADTPLHCAISAGAGASGIVEVLTEVPGIDVTATNSQGFTLLHHAALKGHTLAVRKILARARQLVDAKKEDGFTALHLAALNNHREVIQILIREGRCDVNVRNRQLQSALHLAVQQAHVGLVPLLVDAGCSVNAEDEEGDTALHVALQRHQLLPLAADGAGGDPGPLQLLSRLQASGLPGSGELTVGAAVACFLALEGADVSYANHRGRSPLDLAAEGRVLKALQGCAQRFRERHAGGSGGAAPGPRLVLGTPNTVTNLHVAAPSGPEAAECLVCSELALLVLFSPCQHRTVCEECARRMKKCIRCQVVIGKKLRPDGTEVAGAPPAPGPPRQLVEELQSRYRQMEERITCPICIDSHIRLVFQCGHGACAPCGAALSACPICRQPIRDRIQIFV
- the MMP23B gene encoding matrix metalloproteinase-23 isoform X2, with translation MGLGACVSSAASGARVQAGRLGAVLGALCLLPVLMMLARLGAPSARLAASAAQAPRRRRYTLTPARLRWDHFNLTYRILSFPRNLLSPSETRRGLATAFRMWSDVSPFSFREVAPEQPSDLRIGFYPVNHTDCLVSALHHCFDGPTGELAHAFFPPHGGIHFDDSEYWVLGPTRYSWKKGVWLTDLVHVAAHEIGHALGLMHSQHGRALMHLNATLRGWKTLSQDELWGLHRLYGCLDRLFVCTSWARRGFCDTRRRLMKRLCPSSCDFCYEFPFPTVAATAPPPRTKTRLVPEGRNVTFRCGQKILHKKGKVYWYKDQEPLEFSYPGYLALGEAHLSIIANAINEGTYTCVVRRRQRVLSTYSWRVRVRG
- the MMP23B gene encoding matrix metalloproteinase-23 isoform X1 — encoded protein: MGLGACVSSAASGARVQAGRLGAVLGALCLLPVLMMLARLGAPSARLAASAAQGDLAAPNPAGVLATPGPGPLPLQAPRRRRYTLTPARLRWDHFNLTYRILSFPRNLLSPSETRRGLATAFRMWSDVSPFSFREVAPEQPSDLRIGFYPVNHTDCLVSALHHCFDGPTGELAHAFFPPHGGIHFDDSEYWVLGPTRYSWKKGVWLTDLVHVAAHEIGHALGLMHSQHGRALMHLNATLRGWKTLSQDELWGLHRLYGCLDRLFVCTSWARRGFCDTRRRLMKRLCPSSCDFCYEFPFPTVAATAPPPRTKTRLVPEGRNVTFRCGQKILHKKGKVYWYKDQEPLEFSYPGYLALGEAHLSIIANAINEGTYTCVVRRRQRVLSTYSWRVRVRG